In Sulfitobacter guttiformis, the genomic stretch TATGAGCATGGCGAGCCATTCAGCAGTTGCGGATGCTTTGGGGGTGGATCTCAAAACGGCGCGTTGGCGCGGAAACATCTGGCTTGCCGGTCTACCCGCGTGGGAAGAACATAATTGGATGGACCGCGATATCCGCATCGGAAAAGCCATCCTGCGCGTCCGTGAACGAATAAAACGGTGTACTGTGACAAATACCAATCCAACGACGGGTCTGCGCGATACGGACACGTTAGCCACCTTGAAGAGCGTGTTCGGGCATCAGGACTTTGGCGTTTATGCTGAAGTCATCGAAACTGGTGAAATTTCACTCGGCGCAAAAGCGGAGCTTGTCTGATGCAATTATCTTTTCCCCTCGCAGAAGAACCGGATGCCCAGACACTGGAGCGGGGACGACTGCTGTTTGCCGGTCAAACCGAATTTGTGAAAGGTGTCGTTGCGATGTCTGGCCTGCCAGAGGCCGACCGCCTTGAGGTCTGTTTTGCAGGCCGTTCAAATGTCGGAAAATCCACCCTCATTAATGCATTGACGGGCATGAAGGCTCTTGCACGCGCCTCCAACACGCCCGGACGCACACAGGAGATAAACTACTTCACTGCGGGTGATTTCTATCTGGTCGATCTTCCCGGCTATGGTTATGCAAATGCCCCCCTCCCCATTGTCGAAAAGTGGCAACGGTTACTCAAGCAGTTCCTACAAGGACGGCAAACCCTGCGCCGTGCCTTTGTCCTGATCGATGCACGCCATGGCGTAAAGTCCGTAGACGATGAGATCATGAGCCTGCTAGACAGTGCAGCCGTGACGTTCCAAGCTGTCCTGACAAAAGCTGACAAAGTGAAGGAAGTCGAACGCGAAAAGATCCTCCATCAAGTACGTGGTGCGCTTGCCAAGCATCCTGCTGCCTATCCTGAAATTATTTTGACTTCTTCAGAAAAAGGCTGGGGTATTCCAACACTACGCTCTGTCATTGCCACGCTCGAATAAGCGCCTATGATCCCTATAAAAACGGGATCACGAGAATGAGAAAACAAGAAATGAACCGCGACTGGGCCGCCACTGCCGCTACATTGTCACAAGCGCTGCCCTACATGCAGCGCTATAACGACGCTACTGTTGTAATAAAGCTGGGCGGCCACGCCATGGGCAGCGACGAGGCAATGGTAGAGTTTGCCCGTGACGTCGTTCTAATGCGGCAAGTTGGGGTAAACCCTGTGATCGTGCATGGCGGCGGGCCAATGATCAATGACATGCTCAAGCGCCTCAATATTAAATCCGAATTCGTAAATGGCAAGCGTGTGACAGATGCCGCCACCATGGAAGTGGTCGAAATGGTGTTGTCTGGTCTGGTCAATGCAAAAATTGTGCAGGCGATTTCCGAGCAAGGAGGTCGCGCTGTTGGCGTCTCGGGTAAGGACAGTGGCCTCATCATCTGCGAGGCAGAAGATCCTGCTCTGGGACTTGTGGGAAAACCCACAAAGGTTAATCCGCGATTGCTGCTTGATATGGCCGATAAAGAGCTGATTCCTGTCATTGCTCCGTTGGGGATGGGAATGAATGGCGAGACGTTTAACATAAACGGAGATACCGCCGCCGGGGCCATCGCTGCTGCGCTCAAGGCTGACCGTCTACTGCTGCTAACGGATGTGTCAGGCGTGAAAAATGCCGCGGGCGAGGTTCTCACCGAGCTTACGTCAACTCAAATCAAGGAAATGACAGCAGACGGAACGATTGCCGGCGGAATGATCCCGAAGACGCAAACCGCCCTCGATGCTTTGGCAGCGGGGGTGCGGGCAACCGTTATTCTCGACGGTCGTGCACCAAATGCATGTCTCTTGGAGCTCTTCACAGAGCACGGTGCAGGCTCAATCATTCGCTCCGCCTGACCTTTTCGGAATGTGAACATGACACGATGAAGCGCCTTATCCTCATGCGCCACGCCAAGTCGGACTGGTCGGATCCTATGACCACCGACCACGAACGTGGCCTGAATGCACGCGGCATTGCCAGCGCAAAAGCGTTGGGCCGCTGGCTGGAGGAACATAAATTGATGCCGGATCTGGTTCTATGTTCCGACGCGACGCGCACGCGTGAAACGCTCGCACTTTTGAATTTAAGCTCTGCGGAGAAGGCATTCAGTCGTGAACTCTATCTTGCCGAACCAGACGTGATGTTGCGGCTCGTGATGCAGCAAACGGCAGATTGTATGATGATTGTCGCTCATAATCCTGGCATTGCAATGCTCGCGGCTTCTCTCCCAAGCGATGAACCGGATCATGACGAATTTGATACCTACCCAACGGGGGCGACGCTCGTTGTGGAGTTTGACATCGGAACATGGCGAGAGATAGCCTTGAACACCGGATCACTCGCACACTTCACGGTCCCAAGGGACATTATGCGCTAAGGGCGAGGTCATCCCCCGCCCTTTTGCTAAACTAGAATTTCAAAGACTTTAGTGACCCAAAATCTGGCTCAGAAACAGCTGCGTACGCGGGCTCTGCGGATTGTTGAAGAACTCTTCAGGCTCGTTCTGCTCAACAATCTGGCCATGATCCATAAAGATAACACGGTTAGCGACCTGACGGGCAAAGCCCATCTCGTGCGTAACACAGATCATCGTCATACCTTCCTCGGCAAGCTCGATCATCGTGTCGAGTACCTCCTTGATCATCTCAGGATCAAGCGCGGATGTAGGCTCGTCGAACAACATGATCCGAGGTTTCATACACAGTGAACGGGCGATGGCCACGCGCTGTTGCTGACCACCGGACAACTGACCGGGAAATTTGTCCGCCTGATCGGGAATTTTTACCTTTTCGAGATAATGCATCGCAATCGCTTCAGCTTCTTTCTTGGGTGTTTTGCGAACCCAGATCGGAGCAAGTGTGAGATTGTCGAGAATGCTCAGATGCGGAAACAGGTTAAAGTGCTGAAAGCACATGCCAACCTCAGAACGAATCTTATCGATGTTTTTGAGGTCAGAGGACAGCAAAGTGCCATCAACTTCAATCGATCCCTTCTGGTGCTCTTCGAGAGCATTAATGCACCGGATCAGGGTAGACTTTCCCGACCCCGAGGGCCCGCATACAACGATACGCTCCCCTTGGTATACCGTCAGGTCAATATCGCGCAGCACGTGGAACGTGCCGTACCATTTGTTCATATTCTGGATCGAAATCGCGACTTGGTCGGACACTTGCATCTTTGCGGATTCAGCCATGGCCTAACTCTCCTTGTTTAATACGCTATCGTTTACGCTTCTTGGGCGCGATTAGCGGTGATCAGTCGCAAGCCGGCGTTCAAGCCACTGCGAATATTGCGAAATGCCGTAACACACGACAAAGAACAAAACGGCGGCAAATCCCAGCAACTCCCAATAAACGCCGTTCCAATCAGTAGAGGCGAGGATGGGGCCACGGATCATGCCAACGAGGTCAAACATCGAGATAACAGAGACCAATGTTGTATCCTTGAACAGGCCAACGGCGATGTTCACGATACCAGGAATTGAAATCTTGAGGGCCTGCGGTAGAATGATCAGGCGCATTGATTGCGCAT encodes the following:
- a CDS encoding SixA phosphatase family protein, with the translated sequence MKRLILMRHAKSDWSDPMTTDHERGLNARGIASAKALGRWLEEHKLMPDLVLCSDATRTRETLALLNLSSAEKAFSRELYLAEPDVMLRLVMQQTADCMMIVAHNPGIAMLAASLPSDEPDHDEFDTYPTGATLVVEFDIGTWREIALNTGSLAHFTVPRDIMR
- the yihA gene encoding ribosome biogenesis GTP-binding protein YihA/YsxC — its product is MQLSFPLAEEPDAQTLERGRLLFAGQTEFVKGVVAMSGLPEADRLEVCFAGRSNVGKSTLINALTGMKALARASNTPGRTQEINYFTAGDFYLVDLPGYGYANAPLPIVEKWQRLLKQFLQGRQTLRRAFVLIDARHGVKSVDDEIMSLLDSAAVTFQAVLTKADKVKEVEREKILHQVRGALAKHPAAYPEIILTSSEKGWGIPTLRSVIATLE
- the argB gene encoding acetylglutamate kinase produces the protein MRKQEMNRDWAATAATLSQALPYMQRYNDATVVIKLGGHAMGSDEAMVEFARDVVLMRQVGVNPVIVHGGGPMINDMLKRLNIKSEFVNGKRVTDAATMEVVEMVLSGLVNAKIVQAISEQGGRAVGVSGKDSGLIICEAEDPALGLVGKPTKVNPRLLLDMADKELIPVIAPLGMGMNGETFNINGDTAAGAIAAALKADRLLLLTDVSGVKNAAGEVLTELTSTQIKEMTADGTIAGGMIPKTQTALDALAAGVRATVILDGRAPNACLLELFTEHGAGSIIRSA
- a CDS encoding amino acid ABC transporter ATP-binding protein; the protein is MAESAKMQVSDQVAISIQNMNKWYGTFHVLRDIDLTVYQGERIVVCGPSGSGKSTLIRCINALEEHQKGSIEVDGTLLSSDLKNIDKIRSEVGMCFQHFNLFPHLSILDNLTLAPIWVRKTPKKEAEAIAMHYLEKVKIPDQADKFPGQLSGGQQQRVAIARSLCMKPRIMLFDEPTSALDPEMIKEVLDTMIELAEEGMTMICVTHEMGFARQVANRVIFMDHGQIVEQNEPEEFFNNPQSPRTQLFLSQILGH